In Microvenator marinus, one genomic interval encodes:
- a CDS encoding TadE/TadG family type IV pilus assembly protein produces MQTTTGKLTRWLGWGVAHSLGIATIAVLFSFFAFDLTRFQLAWKSLGNGFQIDWASLALHVGLSACAWFLLIIAIMWGVERRRESKRKVVKLTRGSIMIEFLIILTPFLLLTSGLAQLTMLNITGMLADLAAFEAARVAWVWAPELDADRNVTPYLVKDRARATASMVLAPTAPNDYYVGRTTPPGSSNYYRRQRAILTGAFQADGTQGPSVYEWSGGQTALTGGGAFDLDVEEASSENLYFHRSFDESSFAHRAARKMTFAEWGLWDDFEVIQGDRTGVRFTYRYNLIFPWFGYIWGQKNEVGMREGYYSPIPREHTFASQRSME; encoded by the coding sequence ATGCAAACCACGACTGGAAAACTCACTCGATGGCTAGGTTGGGGCGTTGCTCATAGCCTTGGAATCGCAACCATTGCGGTACTTTTTAGCTTCTTCGCCTTTGACCTGACCCGGTTCCAACTGGCCTGGAAGTCGCTTGGAAATGGATTCCAAATTGATTGGGCGTCACTTGCGCTCCACGTTGGCCTTAGCGCCTGTGCGTGGTTCCTTCTGATCATTGCTATCATGTGGGGCGTTGAGCGGCGGCGCGAATCGAAACGCAAAGTTGTCAAACTGACGCGTGGCTCGATCATGATCGAGTTCTTGATCATCTTAACCCCATTTCTATTGCTCACGAGCGGCTTGGCCCAGCTGACGATGCTCAATATCACCGGTATGCTCGCAGACCTTGCAGCATTTGAGGCGGCTCGTGTGGCGTGGGTATGGGCCCCAGAATTGGACGCAGACCGGAACGTGACGCCCTACTTGGTCAAAGACCGCGCACGCGCTACAGCCTCCATGGTCTTGGCCCCAACGGCACCCAATGATTATTATGTGGGTCGAACAACGCCTCCGGGTAGTTCCAACTACTACCGGCGCCAACGCGCGATTTTGACCGGGGCATTCCAAGCTGATGGGACCCAAGGCCCCTCGGTGTACGAATGGAGTGGAGGTCAAACAGCCTTGACTGGAGGAGGCGCTTTCGACCTCGACGTTGAAGAGGCAAGCTCCGAGAACCTCTACTTCCACCGCTCCTTTGACGAATCGTCGTTTGCGCACCGCGCAGCAAGGAAAATGACTTTTGCTGAATGGGGACTCTGGGATGATTTCGAAGTGATTCAGGGCGACCGGACAGGGGTTCGATTTACGTATCGATACAATCTGATTTTCCCATGGTTCGGCTATATCTGGGGCCAGAAGAACGAGGTCGGTATGCGCGAGGGATATTATTCTCCCATCCCTCGTGAGCACACGTTCGCAAGCCAGAGGAGTATGGAATGA
- a CDS encoding pilus assembly protein TadG-related protein translates to MKELISRTLERFHKSQSGAVALLCLASLLILFMCALIMYDASLVIRGKTDAHMAADTAAYSQASVEARSMNMIAFANVGKRTIVGIHNMYYFQYPMYLIWWLGQCSKCCCGWYCGCWTECFNCFGNLIDGSPIMEAIDWASFLGNDDLEQNLEDLDTFQDDLREYAAYWGVGEAMVRGVRNGANMITNFPAPDNSEYGPLPLERGNPSESCLTPTPLADNPVTLVTLIEWYANFQDLKDRSTSSPNIASEGPAERVNIAYSFLACPLMTPDEGAPFFNAADSNSSEHMLQRSNYVWSYKHTPDNDGILRNNYMFMSKEYTPPSNVTMPKTGIWSIARSEFYFPPSNKPDTILFDGAHDMWMFHPGWYGKIRPTTLPREEPPVDHDEMFDESLELGRDMAQGQFFIFAVDNFDFMGFQNDIRYMQRNVTPAMKGMVDNGGEDRHITDGMSR, encoded by the coding sequence ATGAAAGAGCTCATCTCCCGCACGCTTGAGCGTTTCCATAAGTCGCAATCTGGTGCCGTGGCGCTTCTTTGCCTCGCTTCCTTGCTCATTCTCTTTATGTGCGCGCTCATCATGTACGACGCGAGCCTCGTGATTCGAGGTAAAACAGACGCCCATATGGCGGCTGACACAGCGGCCTATTCGCAGGCCTCCGTCGAGGCCCGTTCCATGAACATGATCGCCTTTGCTAACGTGGGTAAACGCACCATCGTCGGCATCCACAACATGTACTATTTCCAGTACCCGATGTACCTGATTTGGTGGCTCGGTCAGTGCTCCAAATGTTGCTGTGGTTGGTATTGTGGGTGTTGGACCGAGTGCTTCAACTGTTTCGGAAACCTCATAGACGGCTCTCCCATTATGGAGGCCATCGACTGGGCTAGTTTCCTCGGCAATGACGACCTCGAGCAAAATCTAGAAGATCTCGATACCTTCCAAGACGACTTGAGAGAGTATGCGGCGTACTGGGGTGTGGGCGAGGCCATGGTGCGTGGCGTCAGAAATGGCGCGAACATGATCACGAACTTCCCTGCCCCCGACAATAGCGAGTATGGCCCGCTACCGTTGGAGCGAGGCAACCCGTCAGAATCATGCCTGACCCCGACACCACTGGCGGATAACCCTGTCACGCTCGTGACCTTGATCGAGTGGTATGCAAACTTCCAAGATTTGAAGGACCGAAGTACCAGCAGCCCGAACATCGCGAGCGAAGGCCCTGCCGAGCGCGTTAATATAGCGTACTCGTTCCTCGCTTGCCCGCTAATGACGCCGGATGAGGGGGCTCCGTTCTTTAACGCGGCGGACTCCAATAGCAGCGAGCACATGCTTCAGCGCTCCAACTACGTCTGGTCGTACAAGCACACGCCAGATAACGACGGGATATTGCGCAATAACTACATGTTCATGTCCAAGGAATACACGCCACCTTCAAACGTCACGATGCCCAAAACGGGCATTTGGTCTATCGCTCGAAGCGAGTTCTACTTCCCGCCGAGCAACAAGCCGGACACCATCCTCTTTGACGGTGCGCACGATATGTGGATGTTCCACCCCGGTTGGTACGGAAAGATCAGGCCGACCACGCTGCCACGCGAAGAACCTCCGGTGGATCACGACGAGATGTTCGACGAATCGCTTGAGCTCGGACGAGACATGGCTCAGGGCCAGTTCTTCATCTTCGCAGTCGATAACTTCGATTTCATGGGCTTCCAAAACGATATTCGATACATGCAGCGAAACGTCACCCCTGCAATGAAGGGCATGGTCGACAACGGTGGTGAGGATCGCCACATCACAGACGGGATGTCACGATGA
- a CDS encoding TadE/TadG family type IV pilus assembly protein, protein MIQKIRYWIRNEDGVAMTEFVITLPVFILIFTGIVNLHKLEWNNNRVKYLAATEMWDNAMAIHDTNLIGMLPFEHSFPMYSAAMELSEIGSHQSPQGDIQAMQIAFGLFDGSKGEAEAAGGFADGGSTAYEYGSDFSEDMTKDTGINPLSFSGKTAMMAFNVAVPFTYMGTRHASALGTRYGIVTGENSRTVSIPGHTGNFNYGYDVLVSPTSVPGGFLNELIVVGHSRLAAEDSPCLSSVLKISNDGDYDC, encoded by the coding sequence ATGATTCAAAAGATTAGATATTGGATTCGAAACGAAGATGGCGTGGCCATGACCGAGTTTGTGATCACGCTCCCAGTCTTCATCTTGATCTTCACCGGGATCGTGAACCTGCACAAACTCGAGTGGAACAATAACCGCGTGAAATACCTGGCAGCCACCGAGATGTGGGACAATGCCATGGCGATTCACGACACCAACCTGATCGGCATGCTGCCGTTTGAGCATTCGTTCCCGATGTATTCCGCTGCAATGGAACTCAGCGAAATTGGCTCTCATCAAAGTCCACAAGGTGACATTCAAGCTATGCAAATCGCATTTGGACTCTTCGATGGCTCCAAAGGCGAAGCCGAAGCAGCAGGCGGATTTGCTGATGGCGGTTCTACCGCTTACGAATACGGCTCCGATTTCTCAGAAGACATGACCAAAGACACCGGGATTAACCCACTCAGCTTCTCGGGCAAGACGGCAATGATGGCGTTCAATGTGGCCGTACCGTTCACGTACATGGGCACCAGACACGCCTCGGCACTCGGTACCCGATACGGAATCGTAACCGGTGAAAACTCAAGAACCGTGAGCATTCCGGGACACACAGGCAATTTCAACTACGGATACGATGTCCTCGTATCCCCAACCTCAGTACCTGGCGGATTCCTCAACGAACTCATCGTCGTGGGTCACTCAAGGCTGGCCGCTGAGGATTCACCCTGTCTCAGCTCGGTGCTGAAGATCAGCAATGACGGAGATTACGATTGTTAG
- the sctR gene encoding type III secretion system export apparatus subunit SctR has translation MRDLRWVIVLIAIYSSEVMAATPVVETPSYGWVLFRMVLMLGAVCILAWVSLKWGLKRWVTPDAKAGPMQVLARLPLEPRRTINLIKVGQRVLVVGSSEHGMHALGDLSLDEVELEELDAKSEDAEEAEPKDEDSESSPFKNILDQVKRAGLILLTALPVTLISDTAFAQVPGTSQSPLTLVALLAILALLPFLLVMVTSFVKIAVVLSILRTAIGVQQAPPNQVITGLAMILSLYVMAPVAIEAWEASKPSIDQMEAGEFDASVANYQSLGEEAAAPLKTFLLKHTDDEERVQLYEISLQLRTEEQRKSITPEDLLIVIPAFVMTELKEAFMIGFVLFIPFILVDLVVANILLSLGMHMLSPTTVSLPFKLLLFVLVDGWTLVIRGLLLGYV, from the coding sequence ATGCGAGATTTGCGCTGGGTAATAGTTTTAATCGCTATCTATTCTTCCGAGGTCATGGCCGCTACACCCGTGGTGGAGACGCCGAGCTACGGATGGGTGCTCTTCCGCATGGTGCTCATGCTCGGAGCGGTCTGCATACTCGCCTGGGTGAGCCTAAAATGGGGGCTTAAACGTTGGGTGACACCAGACGCCAAAGCGGGACCTATGCAGGTGCTCGCGCGATTGCCGTTAGAGCCAAGGCGAACCATCAACCTTATCAAAGTAGGTCAACGCGTGCTGGTGGTGGGAAGCAGCGAGCACGGCATGCACGCGCTCGGCGATTTGAGTCTCGATGAGGTTGAACTCGAAGAATTGGACGCGAAATCAGAAGACGCAGAAGAGGCCGAGCCTAAGGATGAGGACTCTGAGTCAAGTCCGTTCAAGAATATTCTCGACCAGGTCAAGCGTGCAGGGCTCATCCTTCTGACTGCGCTTCCGGTGACTTTGATCTCCGATACGGCGTTCGCTCAGGTTCCCGGGACATCACAGAGCCCGCTGACGCTCGTAGCGCTCCTGGCCATCCTGGCTCTTCTTCCCTTCCTCTTGGTCATGGTCACGAGCTTTGTGAAGATCGCGGTGGTCTTGAGTATTTTGAGGACGGCTATCGGCGTCCAACAGGCTCCGCCCAACCAGGTCATCACAGGTTTGGCCATGATTCTGAGCCTCTACGTGATGGCGCCGGTGGCCATTGAGGCGTGGGAGGCGAGCAAGCCGTCCATAGACCAGATGGAAGCGGGTGAATTTGATGCGTCAGTGGCGAATTACCAGTCGCTGGGCGAGGAAGCCGCAGCGCCGCTGAAGACCTTCTTGCTCAAACACACCGATGACGAAGAGCGCGTGCAACTCTACGAAATCTCGCTGCAATTGCGTACCGAAGAGCAGCGAAAATCCATCACTCCAGAAGACCTTCTGATAGTGATACCGGCCTTCGTCATGACCGAGCTCAAAGAAGCCTTCATGATAGGTTTTGTGCTCTTTATCCCGTTCATTCTGGTGGACCTTGTGGTGGCCAATATCCTGCTTAGTCTCGGCATGCACATGCTCAGTCCCACCACGGTCAGCCTCCCATTCAAACTCTTGCTCTTCGTGCTCGTGGACGGATGGACACTGGTGATTCGGGGACTTTTGCTGGGGTATGTCTGA
- the fliQ gene encoding flagellar biosynthesis protein FliQ, translated as MQDLLLQLAREGIYLSLIVSAPPVLASMGIGLVISVIQATTQIQEQTLTFVPKLVGVFASLVITGPWIGSQLVRFTRVLFETIAVMG; from the coding sequence ATGCAAGATCTACTGCTTCAATTGGCACGTGAGGGCATTTATCTCTCGCTGATCGTCTCGGCGCCACCGGTGCTCGCGAGTATGGGGATCGGTCTCGTAATCAGCGTGATTCAGGCCACGACGCAGATTCAGGAACAGACACTGACGTTTGTTCCTAAACTCGTTGGGGTTTTTGCGAGTCTCGTGATTACGGGCCCGTGGATCGGCTCGCAGCTCGTTCGCTTTACGCGGGTGCTCTTCGAGACCATTGCGGTGATGGGGTAG
- a CDS encoding flagellar biosynthetic protein FliR translates to MQGLINTGYVFQEGFLLVMIISARIVPVVQLVPYLGGKATPQVVKMGISLCLALLLMPLVWQTKDALPNSPPALAVIIAKEVLVGMTIGFVGALVFEALRIAGQIMDTTRGQNMATAMVPQLPERVSLSADVLLQLGIAIFLIIGGHRVLISALLISYKAVPVHVLPDAATTTQAAALIAELFGASFTVALLMAFPVVASVLLAELVLALINKSAPNVNVFFLGMPLKAMIGLFALMVSLESIINLMISESLFELRALSALLESLAP, encoded by the coding sequence GTGCAAGGGCTGATCAACACAGGCTACGTTTTTCAGGAGGGATTTCTGCTCGTCATGATCATCTCGGCGAGAATTGTGCCTGTAGTCCAGCTCGTGCCGTATCTGGGTGGCAAAGCCACGCCACAAGTCGTCAAGATGGGCATCTCGCTTTGCCTGGCCCTGCTCTTGATGCCGCTCGTCTGGCAAACAAAAGACGCACTTCCGAACTCCCCACCGGCGCTCGCCGTCATCATCGCCAAAGAGGTCTTGGTAGGCATGACCATCGGGTTTGTGGGCGCGCTGGTCTTTGAGGCGTTGCGTATCGCAGGCCAGATCATGGACACCACGCGCGGCCAAAATATGGCCACCGCTATGGTCCCCCAACTCCCAGAGCGCGTGAGCCTCTCCGCGGATGTCTTGCTTCAGCTTGGGATCGCAATCTTCCTGATCATCGGCGGCCACCGCGTCCTGATTTCGGCGCTCTTGATAAGCTACAAAGCTGTCCCTGTGCACGTGTTGCCGGATGCGGCCACCACCACCCAGGCGGCCGCACTGATCGCGGAGCTCTTTGGGGCGTCGTTCACCGTTGCGCTCCTGATGGCATTCCCCGTGGTCGCGTCGGTATTGCTGGCTGAACTGGTTCTCGCGCTCATCAACAAGTCAGCACCCAACGTCAACGTCTTCTTTCTCGGCATGCCGCTAAAAGCCATGATCGGCCTCTTCGCCCTCATGGTTTCGCTAGAATCCATCATCAACCTGATGATTTCCGAGTCCTTGTTTGAACTCCGCGCACTCAGCGCCCTTCTGGAGAGTCTCGCGCCATGA
- a CDS encoding EscU/YscU/HrcU family type III secretion system export apparatus switch protein — MSDDKTEEPSAQKLRKAREEGNVPKSQEFTGMLVMVTALVATLAWWPSAAGRILGFFREASEFAARTPDHNDLLNFLKDSVEVMAFAITPILAASFAIALFVNYVQVGPVFAKKPLIPDMTRLNPAGGLKNMFTKQKLIELGKNLLKLAMMGWVGTWLYTKYVGQLALSPRLELIQAIATFYEIAYQHAKYLVGGLVIFAIIDLLLVRRKYRQDMMMSKQEVKDEYKQSEGDQNVKGQRKRLHQEMLREAGTSRVKKADAVVVNPTHIAVAILYDEDTMRAPEVIASGRGGKADEIRRLAKRHGVPIVRNVNLARALINVDVEDEIPGDLYEAVAEVLMFVYDLRKKDAAEKR, encoded by the coding sequence ATGAGTGACGATAAGACAGAAGAGCCAAGTGCACAGAAACTTCGTAAAGCCCGTGAAGAAGGCAATGTCCCCAAATCCCAAGAATTCACGGGTATGCTCGTCATGGTCACGGCGCTGGTTGCCACTCTTGCGTGGTGGCCGTCTGCGGCCGGGCGAATTCTAGGGTTCTTTAGGGAAGCCTCAGAATTTGCAGCGCGCACGCCGGACCACAATGACCTGCTCAACTTTCTAAAAGACTCCGTAGAAGTCATGGCCTTTGCCATCACGCCCATTTTGGCGGCGAGCTTCGCGATCGCCCTCTTTGTGAACTACGTGCAAGTTGGCCCTGTATTCGCCAAGAAGCCGCTGATTCCAGATATGACCAGGCTCAATCCGGCGGGCGGTCTCAAGAATATGTTCACCAAGCAGAAGCTGATCGAACTTGGTAAGAACCTGCTCAAACTAGCCATGATGGGTTGGGTTGGGACTTGGCTCTATACAAAGTATGTTGGCCAACTCGCGCTTTCACCACGACTTGAGCTCATCCAGGCCATCGCTACGTTCTATGAGATCGCCTACCAACATGCGAAGTACTTGGTGGGCGGGCTTGTGATCTTTGCGATCATCGATCTCCTCCTGGTTCGTCGTAAGTATCGGCAAGATATGATGATGTCCAAGCAAGAGGTCAAAGACGAGTACAAGCAGAGCGAAGGCGATCAGAACGTCAAAGGTCAGCGCAAACGCTTACACCAAGAGATGCTGCGTGAAGCCGGCACTAGTCGCGTCAAGAAGGCAGATGCGGTGGTGGTCAACCCCACGCATATCGCGGTGGCGATTCTCTATGACGAAGACACCATGCGCGCCCCCGAGGTGATCGCGAGTGGGCGCGGGGGAAAAGCGGATGAGATACGCCGCCTTGCCAAACGGCATGGCGTACCGATCGTTCGCAACGTCAACCTTGCGCGCGCATTGATCAACGTGGACGTGGAGGACGAGATCCCGGGCGATCTCTATGAGGCCGTGGCCGAAGTTCTTATGTTTGTTTACGATTTGAGGAAGAAAGATGCCGCTGAAAAAAGATGA
- a CDS encoding tetratricopeptide repeat protein: MPLKKDELYSVSMLGRELLELGRLDEARAIFEGLSATNPSEPFAWMGLGCVARAKGQLDASVDLFAHSVKLGAGSQAQLYLAEVLLSLRKIPEAKAQIQALLNDADPDIRGRATILQRRLNG; encoded by the coding sequence ATGCCGCTGAAAAAAGATGAACTCTACAGTGTGTCCATGCTTGGCCGAGAACTTTTGGAGCTCGGGCGCCTAGACGAGGCAAGGGCGATTTTTGAAGGCCTCAGCGCCACCAACCCTTCGGAACCTTTTGCGTGGATGGGCCTTGGGTGTGTGGCGCGGGCAAAGGGCCAGCTTGACGCGAGCGTTGATCTTTTTGCGCATAGCGTGAAGCTTGGCGCGGGTTCGCAGGCCCAGCTCTACCTGGCGGAGGTCCTCCTGAGTCTTCGGAAGATTCCGGAAGCCAAGGCACAGATCCAAGCTCTGCTCAACGATGCGGACCCCGATATCCGGGGCCGCGCGACGATCCTGCAGCGAAGATTAAACGGATAA
- a CDS encoding polyprenyl synthetase family protein, translated as MATNPLSETLISQVEAARDLSNALNDVENLLEATSSAAGPASAIIKHVLNAGGKRIRPRLALLISGSLGGPFPVGFAAASELIHTASLLHDDVIDEGTVRRGQPTARLQWSNTESVLAGDHCLAGAVELIRQEDTAETLSESLKAVQDLVNGELLQLRLRGQLMTKTSEYEDICDLKTACLFVWTARAAARYSGADQATIAAMGEMARKVGLAFQIRDDLLDIAGDEKFGKRLLDDLRQSRMTLPVLVGIEKDTTLLPLLERVFASDEPQSDDLLEVRRKVLESGAIDDVSARIKALSEEGIALLSHLPESPYRDLIEEQIELLGQRVV; from the coding sequence ATGGCAACGAACCCACTCTCGGAAACCCTGATCTCTCAAGTCGAAGCGGCGAGGGATCTATCGAACGCATTGAACGACGTGGAAAACCTCTTAGAGGCGACGTCGAGCGCTGCTGGCCCAGCGTCAGCGATCATCAAGCACGTCCTAAATGCCGGTGGAAAACGGATTAGGCCTCGCCTTGCTCTGCTGATTTCTGGAAGCCTTGGCGGCCCGTTTCCGGTGGGATTTGCGGCGGCATCGGAGCTTATCCATACGGCTAGCCTGCTTCACGACGATGTGATCGACGAGGGTACGGTGCGCCGTGGCCAGCCTACGGCCCGCCTTCAGTGGTCCAACACCGAGAGCGTGCTGGCCGGCGATCATTGCCTCGCTGGCGCCGTTGAACTTATTCGCCAGGAGGATACCGCCGAAACGCTCTCCGAATCTCTCAAGGCGGTTCAAGACCTTGTGAATGGTGAGCTCCTGCAGCTACGTCTTCGCGGCCAGCTCATGACAAAGACTAGTGAGTACGAAGACATTTGTGACCTTAAGACCGCATGCCTCTTTGTATGGACCGCTCGCGCTGCCGCTCGCTACAGTGGCGCCGACCAAGCCACTATAGCGGCGATGGGTGAAATGGCTCGAAAGGTCGGGCTTGCATTCCAGATTCGTGACGACTTGTTGGACATCGCGGGAGACGAGAAGTTTGGCAAACGCCTGCTGGACGATTTGCGCCAGAGCCGAATGACGCTGCCAGTTTTGGTCGGCATCGAGAAAGACACCACCCTACTTCCGCTTCTTGAACGCGTCTTTGCCTCCGATGAGCCGCAGAGTGATGACCTCTTGGAAGTCAGACGCAAAGTCCTTGAGAGCGGCGCCATTGATGACGTCAGCGCCCGCATCAAGGCCCTTTCCGAAGAAGGCATTGCCCTTTTGAGTCATCTCCCTGAGAGCCCCTACCGAGACTTGATCGAAGAACAGATTGAATTGCTCGGTCAACGCGTCGTTTAA
- a CDS encoding proprotein convertase P-domain-containing protein translates to MMKIRALIFLLIISMFGAACGTDDAESQLPADEWGRTLFDPTGDEEIAPTKDDAVTGQRGLPVSVDTASTAVWEVKNAWEDTNTAAARAAGIAWGENSGLNWDQKYQAWINSMPKTQTEGGYSRDTFMLKTPWGVELPAPALECAEVAIFLRVAFASWYNLPFFMEARDREGRIYFGHFGMRRDSGKYGSMPDFKNRYRDYSDRALDVMAGGDWPSDPDLAKKKIPGSFDDAQPMIGPDAHAGAYFDRVFLNKRTGHFLSILLAYFGSVNLADPSNTFNIKAEAVQAGDVLVDRWQAQGIGHVMVVVRRNDAGQKQVGDEMIPQIEAELASGSMPRRQPVWESPGSSKYAFTKSSTGGEGYEANNGGIKRWRTAKNVGGSWTNVVPATHTRDWINSTDKEAIAARPERFKEILVELSPDQKRDVLLETIEARRQHLQQYPASCSARIKREEAFDAFYVLMKEEFNMDPATVDAEYRTLADYVFAELDYGSSKTCCWNRSTSNMYEIAMDYNVKLQETQCTAPVVFMNRDDAGDGYDLFRQHAIELGRGDQWVAWSADESCPQAGVAVDTIVESDVADYCSIASDLPEDPVDPVQGEALDLEFSGAGAIPDNDPAGLSLSASTQDERLIAEASVFVDITHSWRGDLSITLVHPDGTREVIQEANPGDSEDNLNIRLASAGLVGKSAAGAYELIVIDNAGSDTGSVVKAVLELKVAE, encoded by the coding sequence ATGATGAAAATACGGGCGCTCATATTTCTTTTGATTATCTCGATGTTCGGAGCCGCATGTGGCACTGACGACGCCGAATCTCAACTTCCTGCTGATGAGTGGGGACGCACACTTTTTGACCCTACTGGGGATGAAGAGATCGCCCCTACCAAGGACGATGCGGTCACCGGCCAGCGCGGGCTTCCTGTGTCGGTGGACACAGCTTCCACGGCGGTTTGGGAAGTAAAGAACGCGTGGGAAGACACCAATACGGCAGCGGCACGCGCGGCAGGCATCGCCTGGGGCGAAAACAGCGGCCTGAACTGGGATCAGAAGTATCAGGCGTGGATCAATTCTATGCCCAAGACTCAGACCGAGGGTGGATACAGCAGGGATACCTTCATGCTCAAGACTCCATGGGGAGTCGAGCTTCCTGCGCCTGCCCTTGAGTGCGCCGAAGTCGCCATTTTCCTTCGAGTGGCATTCGCGAGTTGGTACAACCTCCCATTCTTCATGGAAGCGCGTGACCGCGAAGGCCGCATCTACTTTGGCCACTTTGGGATGCGCCGCGACTCGGGCAAATACGGCTCGATGCCTGACTTTAAAAACCGCTACCGCGACTATAGCGATCGTGCACTTGACGTGATGGCGGGCGGCGACTGGCCTAGCGATCCGGACCTTGCGAAAAAGAAGATTCCTGGTTCGTTTGACGACGCTCAGCCGATGATCGGCCCCGATGCTCACGCTGGTGCGTATTTTGACCGCGTCTTCTTGAACAAGCGAACCGGCCATTTCCTCTCCATCTTGCTCGCCTATTTCGGCTCGGTGAACCTTGCCGACCCTTCGAACACCTTCAATATCAAGGCGGAGGCCGTTCAAGCTGGTGACGTCTTGGTTGACCGTTGGCAAGCTCAAGGTATTGGCCACGTGATGGTGGTCGTACGACGAAATGATGCCGGCCAGAAGCAGGTGGGTGACGAGATGATTCCTCAGATCGAGGCCGAGCTCGCTTCGGGTTCCATGCCTCGCCGTCAGCCAGTTTGGGAGTCGCCAGGCTCGTCCAAGTACGCGTTCACCAAGTCCAGCACAGGTGGTGAAGGTTATGAAGCAAACAACGGTGGAATCAAGCGATGGAGAACCGCAAAGAATGTTGGCGGCTCTTGGACCAACGTCGTTCCAGCCACTCACACCCGTGACTGGATCAACAGCACGGATAAAGAGGCTATCGCGGCCCGCCCTGAGCGCTTCAAGGAGATCCTTGTTGAGCTTAGCCCTGACCAAAAACGCGACGTTCTCCTCGAGACGATCGAAGCTCGGCGCCAACACCTTCAGCAATATCCGGCGAGCTGCTCGGCACGTATCAAGCGTGAAGAGGCCTTCGACGCGTTCTATGTCTTGATGAAGGAAGAGTTCAACATGGACCCAGCCACCGTAGACGCTGAGTACAGAACTCTTGCTGACTATGTCTTTGCTGAGCTCGATTACGGCTCTTCAAAAACCTGCTGCTGGAATCGGTCCACGTCCAACATGTACGAGATCGCCATGGACTATAACGTCAAGCTCCAGGAGACCCAGTGTACGGCTCCGGTTGTCTTCATGAACCGTGACGACGCCGGCGACGGATACGACCTCTTCCGCCAACACGCCATCGAACTTGGTCGTGGAGACCAATGGGTTGCGTGGAGTGCCGACGAGAGCTGCCCACAAGCTGGCGTGGCCGTAGACACCATTGTTGAGTCAGATGTCGCCGACTACTGCTCGATCGCTTCTGACCTTCCAGAAGATCCCGTCGACCCTGTACAAGGAGAGGCGCTCGACCTTGAGTTCAGTGGTGCCGGAGCGATTCCGGACAACGACCCGGCTGGCCTTTCACTGAGCGCGTCAACTCAAGACGAGAGACTCATCGCTGAGGCATCCGTATTCGTCGATATCACCCACAGCTGGAGAGGCGATCTCTCGATTACGCTGGTTCACCCAGACGGTACTCGTGAAGTCATCCAAGAGGCGAACCCTGGCGATTCGGAAGACAACCTTAACATTCGACTGGCATCGGCTGGCCTAGTGGGTAAATCCGCTGCAGGCGCCTATGAGCTTATCGTGATCGATAACGCTGGATCGGACACCGGCTCAGTCGTCAAAGCCGTACTTGAGCTCAAAGTCGCTGAGTAA